A region from the Sutcliffiella horikoshii genome encodes:
- a CDS encoding PRD domain-containing protein: MRISKVLNNNSVVVKEDDQEKIVMGLGVGFQKRKNDLVDRNKIEKIFVMKEESDKFQELLSTLPVEHIDVAEEIISFAEGKLMVPLSNHIHISLTDHLSFAIERLEKGYTIQNKLLNEIRVLYKPEYEIGQWAQGLIKERLGVSIPDDEVGHIALHLHTAKMGSKSMENTMQLASIIRDAIEMIEKEFSVTIEETSINYQRLLTHLRFAINRVEEGEPFHSMDPEMLELLQMKFGKAFGTAQKIADFLDAEYNIHFPLSEVGYITLHIQRLTGK; encoded by the coding sequence TTGAGAATAAGTAAAGTGTTAAACAATAACTCGGTTGTCGTCAAAGAGGATGACCAGGAAAAGATTGTGATGGGCCTTGGTGTCGGCTTCCAAAAGCGGAAGAACGATCTGGTGGACCGCAACAAAATTGAAAAGATTTTTGTGATGAAAGAGGAAAGCGACAAGTTTCAGGAGTTGCTTTCCACCCTTCCTGTTGAGCATATCGATGTGGCGGAGGAAATTATCAGTTTTGCAGAAGGCAAGCTGATGGTTCCGTTGAGCAACCACATCCATATCTCTTTGACAGACCATCTTTCTTTTGCGATTGAACGGTTGGAAAAAGGATACACCATCCAAAATAAATTGCTGAATGAAATAAGAGTCCTTTATAAGCCGGAATATGAAATCGGGCAATGGGCACAAGGTTTGATTAAGGAACGGTTGGGCGTCAGTATTCCTGATGATGAAGTGGGACATATTGCCCTTCATCTTCACACGGCGAAAATGGGCTCAAAAAGCATGGAAAACACGATGCAGCTGGCTTCCATCATCCGTGACGCGATTGAGATGATCGAGAAGGAATTTAGTGTGACAATTGAGGAAACCTCCATAAATTATCAACGTCTGCTGACACACCTAAGGTTTGCGATTAACCGTGTGGAAGAGGGAGAACCCTTTCACTCCATGGACCCTGAAATGCTGGAATTACTTCAGATGAAATTTGGAAAGGCATTCGGAACGGCGCAAAAAATCGCGGACTTTCTGGATGCAGAATATAACATTCACTTCCCGTTATCAGAGGTAGGATACATCACGCTCCACATCCAAAGATTAACAGGAAAATAA
- a CDS encoding methyl-accepting chemotaxis protein, translated as MLSNTTSFNVSTQILEEKSVLAALERNLAMIEFNLHKEVIWVNDNFAKAMGYSAYEMKNMSHKQFCTPAYKNSREYEELWTNLSKGLKFQEKIERVDRRGNILWLEATYIPVVNDEGQVEAVLKIATDITDRESNSLQILSQLKEMPVELVNIVVNNSKEKLEALQALNSQTDLISDVSKLIKNISSQTNILALNAAIEAARAGEHGRGFSVVAEEVRKLAANVAKSINQVNENVDNIREEAQRVNHITDDLQKLIRETESKFQTIVTELENLNK; from the coding sequence ATGTTAAGCAATACAACGAGTTTTAATGTGAGTACACAAATACTAGAGGAAAAATCCGTTTTAGCCGCACTTGAAAGAAATCTAGCCATGATAGAGTTTAATTTACATAAAGAGGTTATTTGGGTAAACGATAATTTTGCAAAGGCAATGGGCTATTCTGCTTATGAAATGAAGAATATGTCTCATAAACAGTTTTGTACGCCAGCATATAAAAATAGTAGAGAATACGAAGAACTATGGACAAATTTGAGTAAAGGGCTCAAATTCCAAGAGAAAATTGAGAGAGTGGATAGACGCGGAAATATCCTTTGGTTAGAAGCAACGTATATCCCTGTTGTAAATGACGAAGGACAAGTAGAAGCTGTCCTGAAAATAGCCACCGACATAACAGACCGGGAGAGCAACTCCTTGCAAATATTGTCTCAGTTAAAAGAAATGCCTGTTGAATTAGTAAACATAGTTGTCAATAACTCCAAAGAAAAGTTGGAAGCATTGCAAGCGTTGAATAGTCAAACCGACTTAATCAGCGACGTTTCCAAACTCATTAAAAATATCTCTTCCCAAACAAACATCCTGGCATTAAATGCAGCGATTGAAGCTGCACGTGCAGGCGAACATGGAAGAGGCTTCAGCGTGGTGGCGGAAGAAGTCCGCAAATTGGCCGCCAATGTCGCAAAATCCATCAATCAAGTGAATGAAAATGTAGATAACATCCGAGAAGAAGCCCAAAGAGTCAATCACATTACCGACGACCTGCAAAAACTAATCCGTGAAACAGAATCAAAGTTCCAAACCATCGTAACCGAACTGGAGAATTTGAATAAGTAG
- the ccmA gene encoding heme ABC exporter ATP-binding protein CcmA gives MNNEVCRVSNLSISFGKQEVLKDINLSINKGEVFGFLGPSGAGKTTLVKAIAGLQPINNGEVEVLTRKMPTLSLSEKIGYMAQSDALYQDLTAQENLQFFSSLYNLKRIDRKKRIHEVMELVNLSEHLHKPVQQFSGGMKRRLSLAISLIHNPELLILDEPTVGIDPLLRKSIWQELKALSKAGTTVLVTTHVMDEAQKCDRLAMIREGSLLAVGSTEELQRKTGTTSMEDAFLTFGGATV, from the coding sequence ATGAACAATGAAGTTTGCAGAGTTTCTAATCTATCTATTTCTTTTGGAAAGCAAGAAGTGTTGAAAGACATCAATTTATCCATTAATAAAGGGGAAGTCTTTGGTTTTTTAGGCCCGTCAGGAGCAGGTAAGACAACACTAGTGAAAGCAATCGCTGGCCTTCAGCCTATAAATAATGGGGAGGTAGAGGTGCTTACACGTAAGATGCCTACTTTATCACTCTCTGAGAAAATTGGTTATATGGCCCAGTCAGATGCCTTGTATCAAGATTTGACTGCCCAGGAGAACCTCCAATTTTTCTCCTCTCTATATAATTTAAAAAGAATCGATAGGAAAAAACGAATCCACGAAGTGATGGAGCTTGTGAACCTCAGTGAGCACCTCCATAAGCCTGTGCAGCAATTTTCAGGCGGGATGAAACGGAGACTGTCTCTTGCAATATCACTAATTCACAACCCGGAATTACTGATATTGGATGAGCCTACTGTAGGGATTGATCCTCTCCTTAGGAAATCTATTTGGCAGGAACTTAAGGCGCTAAGCAAAGCAGGTACCACCGTACTTGTTACCACACATGTGATGGATGAAGCCCAAAAGTGTGATCGCCTGGCAATGATAAGAGAGGGAAGCCTGCTCGCGGTAGGAAGTACAGAGGAACTGCAAAGAAAGACGGGTACAACTAGCATGGAAGATGCATTTTTAACTTTTGGAGGTGCGACTGTATGA
- a CDS encoding PTS sugar transporter subunit IIA yields MSFFKKLFGGKEETKTEEILVAPITGKIVPLEEVPDPVFAQKMMGDGIAIEPTEGTVVSPVNGEIVQFFPTKHAIGIKSETGVEVLIHVGLETVGMKGEGFEGLVEVGDKVKVGTPLLTFDIDLIKEKAKSIVTPVILTNGDIIDTVTKHAAKTATKGETALLDWNLKA; encoded by the coding sequence ATGTCATTTTTTAAAAAACTATTCGGCGGTAAAGAAGAAACCAAAACAGAAGAGATCCTAGTAGCACCGATCACAGGGAAAATCGTTCCACTTGAAGAAGTTCCAGACCCTGTATTCGCGCAAAAAATGATGGGCGACGGCATCGCAATCGAGCCAACAGAAGGAACCGTTGTATCTCCGGTAAACGGAGAAATCGTTCAATTCTTCCCGACAAAACACGCTATCGGAATCAAGTCAGAAACAGGAGTGGAAGTACTGATCCACGTAGGTCTTGAAACAGTCGGCATGAAAGGGGAAGGCTTTGAAGGACTTGTGGAAGTCGGCGACAAAGTAAAAGTCGGAACGCCACTTTTAACATTTGATATCGACCTTATTAAAGAAAAAGCAAAAAGCATTGTAACACCTGTTATCCTGACAAACGGAGATATCATTGATACAGTAACCAAACATGCTGCCAAAACAGCTACAAAAGGTGAAACAGCATTGTTGGATTGGAATTTGAAAGCGTAA
- a CDS encoding sucrose-specific PTS transporter subunit IIBC: MNYNKIAKELIPLLGGEDNVISATHCATRLRLVLKDDEKATANRDQIEELDGVKGAFASSGQFQVIFGTGIVNKVYGEFAEEVGLKEKDTQDHAEAAKKKMNPFARFARTLSNIFVPIIPAIVASGLLMGLLGMVTTFGWVADDSSLVKMLNMFSSAAFIILPILLGYSAAKEFGGNPFLGAVVGGIMTHPDLLNPWGLAEANPEYMDFMGLDVALIGYQGTVVPVLLAVFVMSFIEKNLRKIVPSAVDLLVTPFVTVILTGFITLLAIGPLGNAIGSGITVVLNFVYDYGSVFAGLIFGGLYSLIVITGVHHSFHAIEAGLLAELGFNYLLPIWSMANVAQGGAGLAVYFLAKRAKTKELALPAALSAFLGITEPVIFGVNLRYRKPFIGAAIGGALGGAYVVFTNVVANAYGLTGIPMIAILVEFGTVNVVNYLIGFAIAVVGAFIATWFMGIKEEDVK; the protein is encoded by the coding sequence ATGAATTATAACAAGATAGCGAAAGAGTTGATCCCACTGCTTGGTGGGGAAGACAATGTCATCAGTGCCACACACTGTGCCACTCGCTTAAGACTTGTATTAAAAGATGATGAAAAAGCAACGGCAAATCGTGACCAAATAGAAGAGCTTGACGGAGTAAAAGGGGCCTTTGCTAGCTCAGGCCAGTTCCAAGTTATTTTTGGCACAGGAATCGTTAATAAAGTGTACGGGGAATTTGCAGAAGAGGTAGGGCTTAAAGAAAAAGACACCCAAGACCACGCAGAAGCAGCGAAAAAGAAGATGAATCCGTTCGCGCGTTTCGCAAGAACGTTATCTAACATTTTCGTTCCAATCATTCCTGCCATCGTGGCAAGCGGTCTATTAATGGGGCTGCTAGGAATGGTGACGACATTCGGCTGGGTTGCTGATGACAGCTCCCTTGTAAAAATGCTTAATATGTTCTCAAGCGCCGCATTCATCATCCTTCCAATTTTGCTTGGTTATAGTGCCGCAAAAGAATTCGGTGGAAATCCGTTCCTTGGAGCAGTTGTTGGTGGAATCATGACACATCCTGATCTGCTAAATCCTTGGGGTCTTGCAGAAGCAAACCCAGAATACATGGATTTCATGGGCCTTGATGTCGCTTTAATCGGATACCAAGGGACCGTCGTACCGGTGCTTCTTGCCGTTTTTGTCATGAGCTTTATTGAAAAGAATCTGCGTAAAATCGTGCCAAGCGCAGTAGATTTACTTGTAACACCATTTGTGACTGTTATCTTGACTGGATTTATCACGCTACTTGCAATCGGGCCGTTAGGAAATGCAATCGGTTCAGGTATCACGGTTGTGCTGAACTTTGTGTATGACTATGGAAGTGTCTTTGCCGGCCTTATTTTTGGCGGATTGTACTCCCTGATTGTAATCACTGGTGTTCACCACAGTTTCCATGCTATCGAAGCAGGACTTCTTGCAGAATTAGGCTTTAACTATCTTTTGCCAATCTGGTCCATGGCCAATGTGGCGCAAGGTGGAGCAGGGCTTGCTGTTTACTTCTTAGCAAAACGTGCGAAAACGAAAGAGCTAGCATTGCCGGCAGCACTTTCCGCCTTTTTAGGAATTACAGAACCAGTAATTTTCGGGGTTAACTTGAGATATCGTAAGCCATTTATCGGAGCTGCCATTGGTGGCGCGTTAGGTGGAGCTTATGTGGTGTTTACCAATGTTGTAGCCAACGCTTACGGGCTGACAGGGATTCCGATGATCGCCATTCTTGTGGAATTTGGAACCGTCAATGTCGTGAACTACCTAATCGGTTTTGCGATTGCGGTCGTAGGTGCCTTTATCGCAACCTGGTTCATGGGCATTAAGGAAGAAGACGTAAAATAA
- a CDS encoding sucrose-6-phosphate hydrolase, with amino-acid sequence MTEREQELIRLAEEEVEKNKEDVERDPYRLRYHLMPPVGLLNDPNGFIQWNGTYHLFYQWMPFKTGHGAKFWGHYSSKNLVTWKHEPIALAPSEWFEKNGCYSGSAVEHDGKMILFYTGNVKDADGTRETYQCMAVSEDGVTFDKKGPVVELPEGYTAHFRDPKVWKKGSDWYMVVGAQSDDLTGKVALLKSADLVKWEHLGAIAGSGMNGLGDFGYMWECPDLFKLDGADVLIASPQGLEADGMKYQNIYQAGYFIGKLDYENATFEHGDFVELDRGFEFYAPQTTLDEKGRRLMVGWMGVPEQDEDKHPTIKHRWIHALTLPRELKWADGKLLQVPVEELALIRKDQLIEKSDLQLSDDGVGLDIRKSKALEMSLSFEKDVASFELELSETVQLTFDASESVFSLRRKSFVTGEWESRSCRLQVLAELRAYMDSSSIEVFLNGGEEVFTARIFPDANAAGMLTLFGEGTVGEMKVWEIEPE; translated from the coding sequence ATGACAGAAAGAGAGCAAGAGCTTATTAGACTTGCAGAGGAAGAAGTGGAAAAAAATAAAGAGGACGTCGAGCGCGACCCTTATCGATTACGCTATCACCTTATGCCACCTGTCGGCTTGTTGAATGACCCGAACGGCTTTATCCAGTGGAATGGTACTTATCATCTTTTCTATCAATGGATGCCGTTTAAAACAGGCCATGGAGCTAAATTTTGGGGGCATTATTCTTCTAAAAATCTCGTGACTTGGAAGCATGAGCCGATTGCCTTGGCCCCAAGCGAATGGTTTGAGAAGAATGGATGCTACTCTGGAAGTGCGGTCGAGCATGACGGAAAGATGATCCTCTTTTACACAGGAAATGTGAAAGATGCCGATGGAACCCGTGAAACCTATCAGTGCATGGCCGTTTCCGAAGATGGCGTGACATTTGATAAAAAAGGGCCGGTAGTGGAGTTGCCTGAAGGATATACTGCCCATTTCCGTGATCCAAAGGTATGGAAAAAAGGTTCGGACTGGTACATGGTTGTTGGTGCACAAAGTGACGACCTGACAGGGAAGGTGGCTCTTTTAAAATCTGCTGATTTAGTAAAATGGGAGCACCTTGGTGCCATTGCCGGTTCCGGTATGAACGGTTTAGGGGATTTCGGATATATGTGGGAGTGCCCTGACCTGTTTAAGCTTGACGGTGCCGATGTACTTATCGCGTCACCTCAAGGCTTGGAAGCGGACGGTATGAAGTACCAAAACATATACCAGGCGGGCTATTTTATCGGAAAACTTGATTACGAAAACGCTACATTCGAACACGGTGATTTTGTCGAGTTGGACAGGGGATTTGAATTCTACGCACCTCAGACGACCTTGGACGAAAAAGGCCGCCGCCTGATGGTCGGCTGGATGGGCGTACCTGAGCAAGACGAGGACAAGCATCCGACGATTAAGCATAGGTGGATTCATGCACTGACTTTACCTCGTGAATTGAAATGGGCCGATGGGAAGCTGTTGCAAGTTCCTGTGGAAGAGTTGGCTCTTATTAGAAAAGATCAGCTTATAGAAAAAAGTGATTTGCAGCTTTCTGATGACGGAGTTGGACTTGATATTAGGAAGAGTAAAGCATTAGAGATGAGCCTTTCTTTTGAAAAGGATGTAGCGTCATTTGAGTTGGAATTAAGTGAGACAGTCCAGTTGACTTTTGACGCCTCCGAGAGTGTTTTCTCCCTTCGTCGTAAGAGCTTTGTCACAGGGGAATGGGAAAGTAGAAGCTGCAGGTTGCAGGTCTTGGCTGAGCTGCGTGCTTACATGGATTCGTCCTCTATAGAAGTGTTCTTGAACGGTGGGGAAGAAGTGTTTACTGCCCGGATATTCCCGGATGCAAATGCGGCCGGGATGTTAACGTTGTTCGGTGAAGGAACGGTTGGAGAGATGAAAGTTTGGGAAATAGAACCTGAATAA
- a CDS encoding aminoimidazole riboside kinase, translating into MKKGIISLGEALIDFIPLDSDNISYQKSPGGAPANVAVGVARLQAKSTFIGKVGNDVLGRFLQKTLSDYGVNTSSMLLTDDIRTGVVFVTLENGERSFDFYINPSADRFLTEEEIDEKLFDENKILHFGSISLISEPTRSATIKAVKLAKEKGLTVSYDPNLRLGLWDSEEAAKEQIISMLPYADILKISEEELEFITGEKDIEKGAEKLAAYEIPLVLVTLGSEGSYIFTREGHQHVPARKVTTVDTTGAGDAFVSGILYMANEWDGEISAITLEKAVELATFASVSGSLAASEKGAMTALPSLEQVQSILAK; encoded by the coding sequence ATGAAAAAAGGAATTATCTCGCTAGGAGAAGCGTTAATAGATTTCATCCCGCTTGACTCAGACAATATCAGCTATCAAAAAAGTCCTGGTGGAGCTCCGGCAAACGTAGCAGTCGGGGTTGCACGACTTCAGGCAAAATCTACTTTTATCGGAAAAGTCGGAAACGATGTGCTCGGAAGATTCTTGCAAAAGACATTGTCAGACTACGGAGTCAACACAAGCTCGATGCTGTTAACAGACGATATCCGCACAGGTGTCGTATTCGTTACATTGGAAAATGGAGAACGCAGTTTTGACTTTTACATTAATCCAAGTGCCGATCGCTTTTTAACGGAAGAAGAGATCGATGAGAAGCTTTTTGACGAAAATAAAATACTACATTTCGGCTCCATTTCCCTAATAAGCGAGCCAACAAGAAGTGCTACCATCAAAGCGGTGAAGCTTGCTAAAGAAAAAGGACTGACAGTTTCTTATGACCCCAATCTACGCCTTGGCCTTTGGGACAGTGAAGAAGCGGCAAAAGAGCAGATTATTTCCATGCTTCCATATGCCGATATTTTAAAAATATCAGAGGAAGAGTTGGAGTTCATTACAGGTGAAAAAGATATTGAAAAAGGAGCGGAAAAGCTCGCTGCCTACGAAATTCCGCTTGTCCTTGTAACGCTTGGATCTGAAGGTAGTTATATCTTTACCCGTGAAGGACATCAACACGTGCCGGCACGAAAGGTGACAACAGTGGATACAACAGGAGCGGGGGATGCATTTGTCTCGGGAATTCTCTATATGGCAAACGAGTGGGATGGGGAAATCTCCGCCATTACACTTGAAAAAGCTGTGGAATTGGCGACTTTCGCAAGTGTTTCCGGATCGCTCGCTGCCTCAGAAAAAGGGGCGATGACAGCCCTTCCTTCATTAGAGCAGGTTCAGTCAATCTTAGCAAAATAA
- a CDS encoding short-chain fatty acid transporter gives MGLIFDKKFIGGICVISFFNRLMQRYLPDPFLFVIILTLVVFGLGLIFTDSSPADMVQHWGGGFWGLLAFSMQMVLVLVTGHVLASSPIFKRFLGALASTAKSPGSAIIIVTVVSIIASWINWGFGLVIGALFAKELAKRVQNVDYRLLIASAYSGFIVWHGGFSGSIPLTIATEGHFAEDMIGVISTDQTIFAPFNLIILAALFVTLPLLNRLMMPSKDETITVDPAILEDASSLQAATLEKSAMTPAERLENSWVLSLVVSVLGLVFLFYYFAGNGFKLNLDIVNFLFLFLGILFHWRPKYFLEAVTNAVKGASGIIIQFPFYAGIMGMMTLSGLAAVMSEAFVNISNEHTFHFFAFLSAGIVNFFVPSGGGQWAVQAPVMLDAAQTMDVSVARTALAVAWGDAWTNLIQPFWALPALAIAGLKAKDIMGFCVIVLFVSGTIISLAFLLL, from the coding sequence ATGGGATTAATTTTCGACAAAAAATTTATTGGGGGGATATGCGTGATTTCATTTTTTAATCGATTAATGCAACGTTATTTGCCGGATCCGTTCTTATTCGTTATTATCTTAACGCTTGTGGTATTCGGACTTGGACTCATTTTTACTGACAGCAGTCCTGCCGATATGGTACAGCATTGGGGCGGCGGGTTCTGGGGATTGCTAGCCTTCTCAATGCAAATGGTACTTGTTTTGGTAACAGGACATGTATTGGCAAGCAGCCCAATTTTCAAAAGATTTCTTGGTGCTTTGGCTTCAACGGCTAAATCTCCGGGAAGTGCCATCATTATCGTTACTGTCGTCTCCATTATTGCCAGCTGGATTAACTGGGGCTTCGGATTGGTTATTGGGGCTTTATTTGCAAAAGAGCTTGCAAAAAGGGTTCAGAACGTGGATTATAGGCTCTTAATTGCAAGCGCTTACAGCGGGTTCATTGTTTGGCACGGGGGTTTCTCTGGTTCCATTCCACTTACCATTGCGACAGAAGGACATTTTGCAGAGGACATGATTGGTGTCATCTCAACCGATCAGACCATCTTTGCACCATTTAACCTAATCATTCTTGCTGCACTTTTTGTGACACTACCATTATTAAACCGTTTGATGATGCCTTCAAAGGACGAAACGATTACAGTCGATCCTGCGATATTGGAGGACGCATCAAGCCTTCAGGCAGCTACGTTAGAGAAATCAGCTATGACCCCTGCTGAGCGTCTTGAAAACAGCTGGGTTCTCTCACTGGTAGTCTCTGTTCTGGGGCTAGTATTCTTGTTTTACTATTTTGCTGGAAACGGTTTTAAATTAAATTTGGATATTGTTAATTTCCTATTCCTGTTCTTAGGAATCTTGTTCCACTGGCGTCCGAAGTATTTCCTTGAGGCTGTTACAAATGCGGTAAAAGGTGCTAGCGGCATTATCATCCAATTCCCTTTCTATGCGGGAATAATGGGAATGATGACCTTGTCCGGCCTCGCTGCCGTCATGTCAGAAGCATTCGTTAACATATCGAATGAACACACCTTCCATTTCTTCGCTTTCCTTAGTGCCGGAATCGTGAACTTTTTTGTTCCATCCGGTGGAGGACAATGGGCGGTTCAAGCTCCTGTCATGTTAGATGCAGCGCAAACTATGGATGTATCCGTCGCAAGAACTGCTCTTGCAGTTGCTTGGGGAGATGCATGGACGAATCTGATTCAACCGTTCTGGGCATTGCCGGCACTTGCCATCGCAGGTTTAAAGGCGAAAGACATCATGGGCTTTTGTGTGATTGTTCTGTTCGTCAGCGGAACCATTATCTCCTTGGCTTTCCTGCTTCTCTAA
- a CDS encoding carbon-nitrogen hydrolase family protein produces MKFRASAVQYPLHTISSFDEFANQVIHYVKTAAEFDADFVLFPEFLTTQLISFPVDGREQTIHDLPKYTEHYQQLFSGIAVQTGMHIIGGTHIIEKEGKLYNAAHLFYPDGRIATQAKLHLTPTEVYEWGLTPGEDLQIFHTDFGTISMLTCYDIEFPEAVRLVKAMGADVVFCPSCTDDRHGFHRVRYSCHARTIENQIYVVTTGTIGSLPTVDFMRGNFGQAAIISPNDVPFPPRGIVAEGELNTDMIVTGDLDLTLLHKVREAGSVTTWRDRRNDLYPDWEKLVKGSLTY; encoded by the coding sequence ATGAAGTTTCGTGCTTCTGCCGTGCAATATCCATTGCACACGATCTCAAGCTTTGATGAGTTTGCTAATCAAGTCATTCATTATGTGAAAACCGCCGCTGAATTTGACGCGGATTTTGTCCTGTTTCCAGAGTTTTTGACGACCCAACTAATTTCTTTTCCAGTGGATGGGAGAGAGCAGACGATTCATGATCTGCCCAAATACACCGAACACTATCAACAATTGTTCAGCGGTATTGCCGTGCAAACTGGTATGCATATCATCGGCGGCACACACATCATTGAAAAAGAAGGTAAACTTTACAACGCAGCCCACCTCTTTTACCCTGATGGCCGCATTGCCACACAAGCAAAGCTGCATTTAACACCAACAGAAGTGTATGAATGGGGTCTGACCCCTGGTGAGGACTTGCAAATCTTCCATACCGACTTTGGCACCATTTCGATGCTGACATGCTATGATATTGAGTTTCCAGAAGCGGTAAGGCTTGTGAAAGCGATGGGTGCGGATGTGGTTTTCTGCCCTTCCTGCACAGATGACCGTCACGGTTTCCACCGCGTAAGATACTCTTGTCATGCGCGCACGATTGAAAACCAAATCTATGTGGTGACGACAGGGACAATCGGTTCTCTTCCAACGGTAGACTTTATGCGTGGCAACTTTGGACAGGCTGCCATCATTTCACCAAACGACGTTCCGTTCCCGCCAAGAGGGATTGTGGCAGAAGGGGAGCTGAACACCGATATGATTGTTACAGGTGATCTAGACCTGACCCTCTTACACAAAGTAAGGGAAGCCGGCTCCGTCACCACCTGGAGAGATCGCCGCAACGACCTGTACCCGGACTGGGAGAAACTTGTCAAAGGCAGCCTCACGTATTAA
- a CDS encoding Cof-type HAD-IIB family hydrolase has product MVKCIAIDMDGTLLNNNHVVSEENADAIKLARNNGVEVVIATGRSYSEAKDVLAEAGIHTPIICVNGAEARTPEGEIVATNPISMDLGRELARILDKHEIYFEIYTQNGTFSKDYDKAIATIMDVFMSASDDNDYDKVLKAAQERMEDGNVKMVDSFEPILQDESKVIYKLLAFSMDKENLEAARAELLDLGTVAVSSSGKDNLEITSVDAQKGIALTTFTQERGISMEDTMAIGDNYNDVSMLVRVGRAVAMGNAPDGVKEKAHMVTDTNVNSGVAKAIVEALAKSEVG; this is encoded by the coding sequence TTGGTAAAATGTATTGCCATAGATATGGACGGAACATTATTAAACAATAACCATGTAGTTAGTGAAGAGAACGCGGATGCAATTAAGCTTGCAAGGAACAATGGGGTGGAAGTGGTGATTGCCACCGGAAGATCCTACTCGGAAGCCAAGGATGTTTTGGCAGAAGCGGGGATACATACGCCGATTATCTGTGTAAACGGAGCCGAGGCACGTACGCCTGAAGGGGAAATCGTAGCGACAAATCCGATTAGCATGGACCTTGGAAGAGAGCTTGCGCGTATATTGGACAAGCATGAAATCTACTTTGAGATTTATACGCAGAACGGAACATTCTCAAAGGATTATGATAAGGCGATTGCCACCATAATGGATGTTTTCATGTCAGCAAGTGACGATAATGATTACGATAAAGTCTTAAAGGCGGCACAAGAAAGAATGGAAGATGGGAATGTGAAAATGGTAGACAGTTTTGAGCCTATTTTGCAGGATGAGTCTAAAGTTATCTACAAGCTTCTGGCATTCTCCATGGATAAAGAAAATTTGGAAGCGGCACGCGCTGAATTGCTGGATCTTGGCACGGTTGCGGTGAGTTCATCTGGTAAGGACAACTTGGAAATTACAAGTGTGGACGCTCAGAAGGGAATTGCATTGACTACGTTCACTCAAGAGCGAGGGATTTCGATGGAAGACACCATGGCAATTGGGGACAATTATAATGACGTGTCGATGTTAGTGCGTGTGGGCAGAGCCGTTGCGATGGGTAATGCACCGGATGGCGTGAAGGAGAAGGCGCATATGGTAACGGATACGAATGTAAATAGCGGTGTGGCGAAGGCAATCGTTGAGGCGCTGGCGAAGAGTGAGGTTGGATAA